Part of the Methylomonas sp. AM2-LC genome, CTGTAGGTGTCACTGGCGGTATTGCTCCTATGACAACGCCGCTGGGTGAGATGTTCATGTTTGCCATAGAGGGAGGGGATCTCAGTTTGATGGAACGCCGGGAATTGTTGGATTGGGTTATTCGTCCAACTCTGCGGACAGTAAAGGGTGTTGCGGATGTTAATGCTTTAGGTGGTCTGGTGCGCAGTTTTGAAGTCATTCCAGATAATGTCAAAATGGCAGCCAGAAATATAAACACTGAACAATTAGTTAATGCTTTACAGAACAATAATCGTAATGATGGTGCTGGGCGCTTGACTGAAGGAGAGGAAACTTTAATTGTCAGAGTCGAAGGTCGTATTAAAAACGAACAGGATGTTAAAAACACGGTTGTAGCTGAACATAATGGCTTACCGGTTAAAGTCGAAGACATTGCCACAGTACGAATTGGATCGTTAACGCGCTATGGGGCGGTTAGTAAAGATGGTAATGGTGAAGCAGTAACGGCTGTGGTGCTTAGTCTGCGTGGTGCCAATGCAAGGCAAACCATAGAGCAGATCGAAATCAAGCTAGCCGAATTACAACCCAGCTTACCAGTTGGTGTGCATATCAATGTTTTCTATAATCGTGGTGTTTTGGTAGGGCAGGCAGTCAACACGGTAACCAAGGCCTTATTTGAAGCGATTGCTTTGGTTGTGATACTGCTGATTTTATTTTTAGGTGACTTACGCGCGGCATTGACTGTTGCTTTTGCATTACCTATGGCAGCATTAATTACTTTTATTCTGATGCATTTGTTTAAAATGTCCGCTAATTTAATGAGCTTGGGTGGTTTGTCGATTGCTATCGGTATGCTGGTGGATGGTGCCGTGGTGGTGGTTGAAAATATTATTACCCAGTTAGCCGACCATAAAAAGGCCGAACGTTTGCCGCGTTTACATTTAATTTATCGGGCTACACGTGAAGTTGCTTTACCGGTGACCGCGGGTATTTTGATTATCATTATTGTATTTTTGCCGCTACTCAGTCTGGAGGGGTTGGAAGGAAAATTGTTTAGTCCGGTGGCAATGACTATTGTATTTGCCTTAAGCGGTTCATTGATCTTGTCGTTGAGCATGATTCCCGTATTAGCTTCATTTTTACTTAAGCAAGTTTCTCATGAAGAACCTTGGTTACCTCGCAAAATGTTGGCAATTTATTTGCCGGTATTAAGTTGGTGTTTGGATAACAGTAAAAAGGTATTTATTGCCGCAGGAACACTATTAATTGCCGCATTAGTGGTATTTACGCAATTAGGCAGTACCTTTATGCCGACACTGGACGAGGGCGATATTATTGTGCAGTTGGAAAAATTACCCTCCATCAGTTTATTAGATTCGGTAGCTTTGGATGGGCAGGTACAAAAAAACATTCTGCTACATATACCAGAGGTGGCTTCAGTAGTGTCTCGAGTGGGTACTGATGAGTTAGGCTTAGATCCTATGGGGTTGAATGAAACAGATACTTTTCTGATATTAAAACCCAAATCATCTTGGCGCATGCACAGTAAAGAGGAGTTGATCGAAGATATTCGTAAAGTGATGGCTAACACGCCAGGTATCGCTCATGGATTCACTCAGCCCATTGAAATGCGCGTTTCCGAGATGTTAACTGGTACTAGGGGAGATGTTGCTATTAAGTTATTTGGCACTGATTTGGACGAACTTAATCGTAAGGGCGAGGAAATTGAAGCGATTCTAAAATCGATACATGGTTCTAGTGATGTGTTTATGCGCAAAAACGAAGGCATGCAATTCATGCAAGTAAAAATTGATCGCTTGGCTGCCGGTCGTTTTGGCCTGGATAGCAATAGCATTGAAACTTTATTAAGGACCGAGGTTGAGGGTCTGCAATTGGGTATAGTCCAAGAAGGCATTAAGCGCACCCCTCTGTTATTGCGCGGATCGAGTAATACCGCCAATTTTGATAATCTGCAAATTGCTTTGCCTAATGGGGAGCATATTCCCATTACCGCTATAGCTAAAATACAACCGGTAGAAGGTGTGGTATCGGTAAGTCGTGAAAAAGGCCAACGTTTCGTGGTGATACGCACTAATGTTGAAGGTCGAGATTTAGTTGGTTTTGTGGATGAGGCGCGTAAGGTGGTTGCGGAAAAAGTCAGTTTGCCCTCCGGTTTTCGTCTGGAGTTTGGTGGTCAATTTGAAAATCAGCAACGTGCTGCCGCTCGTCTGAGTTTGGTAATACCCGTTTCATTAGGATTGATTTTTCTACTGTTATTTTCTACATTTGGTTCGTTAAGACAGGCTGTCTTAGTGTTGTCCAATATTCCGTTAGCTATGATAGGTGGCGTCTTTG contains:
- a CDS encoding CusA/CzcA family heavy metal efflux RND transporter, whose translation is MSTLLRFALMQRLLIMLLMLLLSGGGYYAFKQIPIDAFPEVSPTQVKIIVKAAGMTPEEVESRITAPIEVELLGIPHQTMLRSLAKYAITDITLDFEEGTDIYWARQQVAERLNALWGSLPVGVTGGIAPMTTPLGEMFMFAIEGGDLSLMERRELLDWVIRPTLRTVKGVADVNALGGLVRSFEVIPDNVKMAARNINTEQLVNALQNNNRNDGAGRLTEGEETLIVRVEGRIKNEQDVKNTVVAEHNGLPVKVEDIATVRIGSLTRYGAVSKDGNGEAVTAVVLSLRGANARQTIEQIEIKLAELQPSLPVGVHINVFYNRGVLVGQAVNTVTKALFEAIALVVILLILFLGDLRAALTVAFALPMAALITFILMHLFKMSANLMSLGGLSIAIGMLVDGAVVVVENIITQLADHKKAERLPRLHLIYRATREVALPVTAGILIIIIVFLPLLSLEGLEGKLFSPVAMTIVFALSGSLILSLSMIPVLASFLLKQVSHEEPWLPRKMLAIYLPVLSWCLDNSKKVFIAAGTLLIAALVVFTQLGSTFMPTLDEGDIIVQLEKLPSISLLDSVALDGQVQKNILLHIPEVASVVSRVGTDELGLDPMGLNETDTFLILKPKSSWRMHSKEELIEDIRKVMANTPGIAHGFTQPIEMRVSEMLTGTRGDVAIKLFGTDLDELNRKGEEIEAILKSIHGSSDVFMRKNEGMQFMQVKIDRLAAGRFGLDSNSIETLLRTEVEGLQLGIVQEGIKRTPLLLRGSSNTANFDNLQIALPNGEHIPITAIAKIQPVEGVVSVSREKGQRFVVIRTNVEGRDLVGFVDEARKVVAEKVSLPSGFRLEFGGQFENQQRAAARLSLVIPVSLGLIFLLLFSTFGSLRQAVLVLSNIPLAMIGGVFALGLSGEYLSVPASVGFIALLGIAVLNGVVLVSYFNQLHATGMDISRIVIIGAGRRLRPVMMTASIAAFGLIPLLFASGPGSEIQRPLAIVVTGGLVSSTLLTLILLPILYRLYGQSSKVPS